In Helianthus annuus cultivar XRQ/B chromosome 9, HanXRQr2.0-SUNRISE, whole genome shotgun sequence, the following are encoded in one genomic region:
- the LOC110879948 gene encoding bidirectional sugar transporter SWEET12, whose translation MTGTLAHLTLAFGLLGNIVSFMVFLAPIPTFYKVYKKKSTEGFQSAPYVVGLFSAMLWIYYALLKTNVLLLITINSVGCFIETLYICFFLFYAPKKARMESLKLIVLLIVVGFGLIVGLTQFFASGVTRGVIVGWICLVFSLCVFVAPLGVLRQVIKTKSVEYMPILLSVALTLSAVMWFFYGLLLRDFNIAIPNVLGFTFGIIQMILYYMYKNKKPISNEKITEFEAKKYPVGEMEGKRFQERVDHKTIDVVKLTALISSDILPVVTKLKENGHDAGHVAVEPQAHPNVPNHIIEVTA comes from the exons ATGACAGGGACCTTGGCTCACCTCACTCTTGCATTTGGCCTTCTTG GCAATATTGTCTCATTTATGGTATTTCTTGCGCCAAT ACCAACgttttataaagtttataaaaaGAAATCGACTGAAGGATTTCAATCAGCGCCTTATGTGGTGGGCTTATTCAGTGCAATGCTTTGGATATATTATGCTTTGCTCAAGACCAATGTTTTGCTTCTCATTACCATTAACTCAGTTGGTTGCTTCATAGAAACCTTGTACATTTGTTTCTTTCTTTTCTACGCGCCAAAGAAGGCTAGG ATGGAGAGTTTGAAGCTAATTGTATTGCTAATAGTCGTTGGCTTCGGATTGATTGTTGGCTTGACTCAATTTTTTGCAAGTGGAGTTACTCGTGGTGTGATAGTTGGATGGATATGCCTTGTGTTCTCTTTATGTGTTTTTGTAGCGCCTTTGGGAGTTCTG CGACAAGTGATTAAAACAAAAAGTGTAGAGTACATGCCAATTCTATTATCGGTAGCACTTACCCTCAGTGCAGTTATGTGGTTCTTTTATGGTCTTCTTCTTCGTGACTTCAATATTGCG ATTCCAAATGTGCTCGGGTTCACCTTCGGTATTATTCAGATGATACTATACTACATGTACAAGAACAAGAAGCCCATTTCCAACGAAAAAATCACTGAGTTTGAAGCAAAAAAATACCCTGTCGGTGAAATGGAGGGGAAAAGGTTCCAAGAAAGAGTAGACCACAAAACAATAGATGTTGTGAAGCTAACCGCTTTGATTTCTTCTGATATTCTTCCGGTTGTGACCAAACTCAAAGAAAACGGACATGATGCTGGTCATGTAGCCGTTGAACCTCAAGCTCACCCAAATGTGCCAAATCACATTATTGAAGTCACTGCATGA